The following are from one region of the Vibrio hyugaensis genome:
- a CDS encoding YvcK family protein, with translation MNIYTNKKVVAVGGGHGLGRMLAALNDFGSNATGIVATTDNGGSTGRIRHCQGGIAWGDTRNCINQLITEPSISSMMFEYRFKGTGELDGHNLGNLMLTALDNLSVRPLDAINLIRNMLKVDVNILPMSEHPSDLTALSVDGQWVTGETNVDEMDKDLRRLDLSPEVPATKEAVTALAEADAIILGPGSFLTSIMPPLLLPELGKAIAANQKAKVIFVANLSPEYGPAGRMTMKQKLEWCERACQGRQIDVVLAEETDQEVLDNWNVVTESLASTNRDWRHDRDKLKLAIENQLVAK, from the coding sequence ATGAATATCTACACCAATAAGAAAGTGGTCGCAGTTGGCGGTGGTCACGGTTTAGGTCGAATGCTGGCCGCACTTAATGATTTTGGCAGCAATGCAACGGGCATTGTGGCAACCACTGACAACGGCGGATCAACTGGCCGTATCCGCCATTGTCAAGGCGGAATAGCTTGGGGCGATACACGAAACTGTATCAACCAGTTGATCACGGAGCCATCGATCAGCTCGATGATGTTTGAGTACCGCTTTAAAGGGACTGGTGAATTAGATGGCCACAACTTGGGGAACCTGATGCTCACGGCATTGGATAACCTCTCCGTCCGCCCTTTAGACGCGATCAATCTGATTCGCAATATGTTGAAAGTCGATGTCAACATTCTTCCTATGTCTGAACATCCTTCCGACCTCACCGCTTTGTCTGTAGATGGGCAATGGGTGACAGGTGAAACTAATGTGGATGAAATGGATAAAGATCTTCGCCGATTAGACCTTTCACCAGAAGTGCCAGCAACAAAAGAGGCGGTAACCGCTCTTGCAGAAGCTGACGCCATCATCCTCGGCCCTGGTAGCTTCCTAACGAGTATCATGCCACCGCTACTCTTACCTGAATTGGGGAAAGCAATCGCAGCGAACCAAAAAGCAAAAGTCATTTTTGTGGCTAACCTTAGTCCAGAATATGGTCCAGCGGGTCGCATGACGATGAAACAAAAGCTGGAATGGTGTGAGCGAGCATGCCAAGGCAGACAGATTGATGTCGTACTTGCAGAGGAAACCGATCAAGAGGTTCTGGATAACTGGAATGTGGTCACCGAGTCATTAGCGTCTACCAACCGCGACTGGCGTCATGATCGTGACAAACTTAAGTTAGCGATTGAAAACCAACTGGTTGCAAAATAA
- the moaA gene encoding GTP 3',8-cyclase MoaA: MAQQFEDKFHRKFYYLRLSVTDVCNFKCTYCLPDGYKPSGNKNSSFLSLPEINRVVRAFADCGTSKVRITGGEPSLRKDFTDIIHSVATTPGIKKVATTTNGYRMAKHVADWREAGLTNINVSVDSLDPRMFHQITGENKFTEVMNGIERAFEVGYEQVKVNVVLMKDLNHNELPAFLNWIKDRPIQLRFIELMQTGEMDDLFAKHHVSGVAIRNQLIANGWLLKVRSHNDGPAQVFVHPDYKGEIGLIMPYEKDFCESCNRLRVSAKGKLHLCLFGDHGVELRDLLERDDQENELIERIQAQLQTKSVSHFLHDGNTGMTPHLASIGG; this comes from the coding sequence GTGGCGCAACAATTCGAAGACAAATTTCATCGTAAGTTCTATTACTTGCGTCTGTCTGTGACCGACGTTTGTAATTTTAAATGTACCTATTGCCTTCCTGACGGCTACAAGCCATCGGGCAATAAAAACTCGTCTTTTTTATCTCTTCCAGAGATCAATCGTGTCGTAAGAGCGTTTGCAGATTGTGGTACCTCAAAGGTACGCATCACTGGTGGTGAGCCGAGTTTACGCAAAGACTTTACTGACATTATCCACTCTGTCGCAACCACGCCGGGTATCAAAAAAGTCGCAACAACGACAAACGGTTACCGCATGGCGAAGCACGTTGCTGACTGGCGTGAAGCTGGCTTGACCAACATCAACGTAAGCGTGGATAGTTTAGACCCTCGTATGTTCCATCAAATCACGGGTGAAAATAAGTTCACTGAAGTGATGAATGGTATCGAACGTGCGTTTGAAGTGGGTTATGAGCAAGTCAAAGTTAACGTGGTACTGATGAAAGACCTCAACCACAACGAACTGCCTGCATTCCTTAACTGGATTAAAGATCGTCCAATTCAACTGCGTTTTATCGAATTAATGCAGACAGGTGAAATGGATGATTTGTTTGCGAAACACCATGTTTCTGGTGTTGCTATTCGAAATCAATTAATTGCTAACGGTTGGTTACTCAAAGTTCGTTCTCATAATGATGGCCCTGCGCAAGTGTTTGTTCATCCAGACTACAAGGGCGAAATCGGCCTTATCATGCCTTATGAAAAAGACTTCTGTGAGAGCTGTAACCGACTTCGCGTCTCTGCTAAAGGTAAACTGCATCTGTGTCTGTTCGGCGATCATGGCGTAGAGTTACGGGACCTATTAGAACGTGATGACCAAGAAAATGAATTGATTGAGCGTATTCAAGCCCAGCTGCAAACAAAATCGGTCAGTCACTTCTTGCATGACGGC
- the luxO gene encoding quorum-sensing sigma-54 dependent transcriptional regulator LuxO, which yields MQQITEGQKSRYLLMVEDTASVAALYRSYLTPLGIDINIVGTGRDAIESLNHRIPDLILLDLRLPDMTGMDVLHAVKKSHPDVPIIFMTAHGSIDTAVEAMRHGSQDFLIKPCEADRLRVTVNNAIRKATKLKNEADNPGNQNYQGFIGSSQTMQQVYRTIDSAASSKASIFITGESGTGKEVCAEAIHAASKRGDKPFIAINCAAIPKDLIESELFGHVKGAFTGAANDRQGAAELADGGTLFLDELCEMDLDLQTKLLRFIQTGTFQKVGSSKMKSVDVRFVCATNRDPWKEVQEGRFREDLYYRLYVIPLHLPPLRERGEDVIEIAYSLLGYMSHEEGKSFIRFAQDVIERFNSYEWPGNVRQLQNVLRNIVVLNNGKEITLDMLPPPLNQPVVRQSISKFIEPEIMTVSDIMPLWMTEKMAIEQAIQACDGNIPRAAGYLDVSPSTIYRKLQAWNNREEKQNV from the coding sequence ATGCAACAAATAACAGAAGGTCAAAAGTCACGTTACCTATTAATGGTCGAAGATACCGCTTCCGTTGCGGCATTGTACCGTTCTTACCTAACGCCACTCGGCATTGATATCAATATTGTTGGAACAGGCAGAGATGCAATCGAAAGCCTGAATCACCGTATTCCGGATCTTATTCTTCTCGATCTTCGTCTGCCAGATATGACGGGGATGGACGTATTGCACGCGGTGAAGAAAAGTCACCCTGATGTGCCAATTATTTTCATGACTGCTCACGGTTCTATCGATACCGCGGTAGAGGCGATGCGTCATGGCTCTCAAGATTTCTTAATCAAACCCTGTGAGGCTGATCGGCTGCGCGTAACGGTAAATAACGCGATTCGCAAGGCAACGAAATTAAAGAATGAAGCCGACAACCCAGGCAATCAAAACTACCAAGGTTTCATCGGCAGTAGCCAGACCATGCAGCAGGTTTACCGCACAATTGACTCGGCAGCGAGTAGTAAAGCCAGTATCTTCATTACTGGTGAAAGTGGTACTGGTAAAGAGGTGTGTGCCGAGGCGATTCACGCAGCAAGTAAACGTGGCGATAAGCCGTTTATTGCGATCAACTGTGCTGCTATCCCGAAAGATCTGATCGAAAGTGAGTTGTTTGGCCACGTTAAAGGTGCGTTTACCGGAGCGGCAAATGACCGTCAAGGTGCAGCTGAACTGGCTGACGGCGGGACGTTGTTCCTTGATGAACTATGTGAAATGGACTTGGATTTACAAACCAAGTTATTGCGTTTCATCCAGACGGGTACGTTCCAAAAAGTAGGCTCTTCTAAGATGAAGAGTGTGGATGTTCGCTTTGTGTGTGCGACTAACCGCGACCCGTGGAAAGAAGTACAAGAAGGCCGTTTTCGTGAAGACTTGTATTACCGCCTTTACGTGATTCCTTTACATTTGCCGCCACTACGCGAACGTGGTGAAGACGTGATCGAAATTGCGTATTCTTTGCTGGGTTATATGTCTCACGAGGAAGGCAAGAGTTTTATTCGTTTTGCACAAGATGTGATTGAACGTTTCAACAGTTACGAATGGCCGGGTAACGTTCGTCAGTTGCAAAACGTGTTGCGTAATATCGTGGTACTGAACAACGGCAAAGAAATTACTCTGGACATGCTGCCACCACCACTGAATCAACCGGTGGTTCGTCAATCGATTTCAAAATTTATTGAACCTGAAATCATGACGGTGTCAGACATTATGCCGCTTTGGATGACTGAAAAAATGGCCATCGAGCAGGCGATTCAGGCGTGTGATGGCAATATTCCACGCGCTGCGGGTTACTTAGATGTCAGCCCTTCAACCATATATCGCAAGTTGCAAGCTTGGAATAATAGGGAAGAAAAACAAAACGTATGA